In a genomic window of Nodosilinea sp. E11:
- the rpmG gene encoding 50S ribosomal protein L33: protein MAKGVRLVITLECTECRTNPDKRSNGVSRYTTQKNRRNTTNRIELKKFCTHCNKHTIHKEIK, encoded by the coding sequence ATGGCTAAAGGCGTCCGCCTCGTCATCACCCTAGAGTGCACCGAGTGCCGAACTAACCCGGACAAGCGCTCCAACGGTGTATCTCGTTACACCACCCAAAAGAACCGTCGTAACACGACCAACCGCATTGAACTGAAAAAGTTCTGCACCCACTGCAACAAGCACACCATTCACAAAGAAATCAAGTAA
- a CDS encoding phycobiliprotein lyase codes for MDLADITYFFDCCIGHWSIERTYHYIAQQEVERSHTDFRVDAITPELRRKVLADNGYGDVDNTDALPGFQLAFHTVSDKGEEVSQELRALFVPQRQEGTVLSGDYLRDRAYEEDRPLISTFTYDQSTRELLMTTPYTRVVSVDSILLVNPTTRIRRILNYKRPTEGETMDTLTLVGFGVEQKVSRE; via the coding sequence ATGGATTTAGCCGATATCACCTACTTTTTTGACTGTTGCATCGGTCACTGGTCGATCGAACGCACCTACCATTACATTGCCCAACAAGAGGTAGAGCGATCGCATACCGATTTTCGCGTCGATGCCATCACCCCCGAGCTGCGCCGCAAGGTGCTGGCTGACAACGGCTATGGCGACGTCGACAACACTGACGCCCTGCCAGGTTTCCAGCTCGCCTTCCACACCGTGTCTGACAAAGGCGAAGAGGTATCTCAAGAACTGCGAGCGCTATTTGTGCCCCAGCGTCAGGAAGGCACCGTGCTCAGCGGCGACTATCTGCGCGATCGCGCCTACGAAGAGGATCGCCCCCTAATCTCTACCTTTACCTACGACCAGAGCACCCGCGAACTGCTGATGACCACCCCCTACACCCGCGTGGTCTCCGTCGACTCTATTTTGCTCGTCAACCCCACCACCCGCATTCGCCGCATCCTCAACTACAAACGCCCCACCGAAGGCGAAACCATGGATACCCTGACGCTGGTGGGGTTTGGGGTGGAGCAGAAGGTGAGTAGAGAGTAG
- a CDS encoding two-component regulator propeller domain-containing protein: MFSLLVLSSLMFSSGGLYPLPLSSTLSAADVAAAPTLAQAPVTNDYRVTALQPDFTGDLWVGSWAGLSRINPETGRILQRVSLPSRTLEALAQDRVGRIWVGTFDGLVRVDPRTNVITAQNFQLPSNRVLSLLIDSRGFLWTGTDRGLVMISPDRGLLMTTVQRLPGVSANALALDGNNHLWVGTLNGLVQINTASAFPIREVSNLPGGAVQSLTLGPRGNLWVGTASGLLVVDPVRAELVRSVGTMRGRSIQTTEFDRAGNLWVGTTTGLFKIKPDSGELLGQVPTLPSSRILSLSPNTGNKIWAGTSEGLGWVSLTTGEGNPHWGLVSPVVLEARQ; encoded by the coding sequence ATGTTTAGCCTGCTCGTTCTATCGTCGCTCATGTTTTCATCGGGTGGGCTTTACCCTCTACCCCTGTCCTCGACCCTTTCTGCGGCGGACGTTGCGGCTGCGCCTACCCTGGCCCAGGCACCCGTTACTAACGACTACCGCGTCACCGCCCTACAACCCGACTTTACCGGCGACCTTTGGGTCGGTTCCTGGGCTGGTCTGTCGCGCATCAATCCTGAAACAGGGCGAATCTTACAGCGGGTCAGCCTGCCGAGCCGTACCCTTGAAGCCCTGGCCCAAGACCGAGTCGGGCGCATTTGGGTGGGCACCTTTGACGGTCTGGTGCGGGTTGACCCACGCACCAACGTGATTACGGCTCAGAATTTTCAGCTGCCCTCCAACCGGGTGCTGTCTCTCCTCATCGATAGTCGTGGCTTTCTGTGGACCGGCACCGATCGCGGTTTAGTCATGATCAGCCCCGATCGCGGTCTGCTGATGACCACCGTGCAACGGCTGCCCGGCGTCAGTGCCAACGCCCTAGCCCTCGACGGCAACAATCATCTCTGGGTCGGTACCCTCAATGGCCTAGTGCAGATCAATACCGCCAGCGCCTTCCCCATCCGCGAAGTCAGCAACTTGCCGGGGGGCGCGGTGCAGTCTCTCACCCTAGGCCCGCGCGGCAATCTTTGGGTTGGCACCGCCAGCGGCCTGCTGGTGGTAGACCCCGTGCGGGCCGAGCTAGTGCGATCGGTCGGCACCATGCGGGGCAGAAGCATTCAGACCACCGAATTTGATCGGGCTGGCAACCTCTGGGTGGGAACCACCACCGGCCTGTTTAAGATCAAACCCGACAGCGGCGAACTGCTCGGTCAAGTGCCAACCCTGCCCTCCAGCCGAATTTTGTCGCTTTCCCCTAACACTGGCAATAAGATCTGGGCTGGCACCAGTGAAGGCCTGGGCTGGGTTAGCCTGACCACTGGCGAAGGCAACCCCCATTGGGGGCTAGTCAGCCCTGTGGTGCTAGAGGCACGGCAGTAA
- a CDS encoding aromatic ring-hydroxylating dioxygenase subunit alpha, with amino-acid sequence MAHQQVYPRGCTFAESDWDALYPFWYPVAFSHQVTDQPITATLLDQRLVIWRTNAGLSVANDICLHRGIPLSMGWVKGDHLVCKYHGFHYAADGQCVKVPANPEATIPKKLCLKTYPVQEAYGLVWTTLSGGTQCTLPEFPQWNDPNYQQILPDAVDIEAAAGRQVEGFLDVAHFAWVHTATFGDINNPVVPRYEVTPTEQGLRAEYLSTVSNFPKALQDRAPADFKWLRVFDVFLPFTARLTVHFPGTGRLCILNAASPISARKTRIFVPICRNFDQDQPLEPVYEFNYQVFAEDQEVVEAQYPEDLPLDLSAESHIGADKTSIAYRRGLRSLGLGANYTA; translated from the coding sequence ATGGCTCACCAACAGGTTTACCCGAGGGGATGTACCTTTGCTGAATCCGACTGGGATGCACTTTATCCCTTTTGGTACCCCGTTGCCTTTAGCCATCAGGTGACCGATCAGCCGATCACGGCGACTCTACTCGACCAGCGACTGGTAATCTGGCGCACTAACGCTGGTCTTTCGGTGGCCAATGATATCTGTTTACACCGGGGTATTCCCCTCAGCATGGGTTGGGTGAAGGGTGACCATCTGGTCTGTAAGTACCACGGCTTTCACTACGCGGCCGATGGCCAGTGCGTCAAGGTGCCCGCTAACCCCGAGGCTACTATCCCTAAAAAGCTCTGTCTCAAAACCTACCCGGTTCAAGAAGCCTACGGCCTAGTATGGACTACTCTGAGTGGCGGCACCCAATGCACGCTGCCCGAGTTCCCCCAGTGGAATGACCCCAACTATCAGCAAATTCTGCCCGATGCCGTCGATATAGAGGCAGCGGCGGGGCGACAAGTCGAAGGATTTTTAGATGTGGCCCACTTTGCCTGGGTGCACACCGCAACCTTTGGCGATATCAACAATCCGGTAGTGCCTCGTTATGAGGTGACCCCCACCGAGCAGGGCTTGCGGGCAGAGTATCTCAGCACCGTGAGCAACTTTCCCAAGGCATTGCAGGATCGGGCACCGGCAGATTTTAAGTGGCTGCGGGTGTTTGATGTATTTTTACCGTTTACGGCTCGGTTGACGGTGCATTTTCCGGGAACAGGGCGGCTGTGTATTCTCAATGCAGCTAGCCCAATCTCTGCCCGCAAGACCCGAATATTTGTACCCATCTGCCGCAACTTTGACCAAGACCAGCCCTTAGAGCCAGTGTATGAGTTTAACTATCAGGTGTTTGCCGAAGACCAGGAAGTGGTCGAAGCTCAGTATCCCGAAGATCTGCCCCTAGACCTGTCAGCAGAATCGCACATTGGGGCCGACAAAACGTCGATCGCCTACCGCCGAGGGCTGCGATCGCTCGGCCTAGGGGCGAATTATACGGCTTAG
- the rpsR gene encoding 30S ribosomal protein S18 → MAYFRRRVSPIKPEDPIDYKDVDLLRKFITERGKILPRRITGLTAKQQRALTTAIKRARIIALLPYVNGEG, encoded by the coding sequence ATGGCCTATTTCCGTCGTCGAGTATCTCCAATCAAGCCCGAAGACCCCATCGACTACAAAGATGTCGATCTGCTTCGTAAGTTCATCACCGAGCGCGGCAAAATTTTGCCCCGCCGCATCACTGGCTTGACCGCTAAACAACAGCGGGCACTCACCACTGCCATCAAGCGGGCGCGGATTATCGCCCTGCTGCCCTATGTGAATGGGGAAGGCTAG
- a CDS encoding ribonuclease catalytic domain-containing protein, whose translation MEKGTLVEFKHQGQPRLGVVDRPEGKKNWVVIDERGQAHTLHPRDLTYEVSGSTYKPADLAAFVAEASDYIDPSSLEIAWEFLTEAGESADPAALAQLLFSDQSPTFCYAAHRLLVEDKIFFKQKGDRYEPRAASQVDELRLQIEREAQRQHEWESFITKARQGLAGEVVDWDKSDRPRLEILERLALLGDESSQRAQAVEILNAIGSAPTTAGAFDTLVTLGLWTVHENLALRRSQIPSHFSEEILTMAQQRLQSPPPDPDSHRVDLTHLKAYTVDDASTQEIDDGLSLELLEDGTQRLWVHIADPTRWLMPGDDLDLEARRRCTTVYLPTGMIPMFPLELATGAMSLIQGQTCCALSFGITLTATGDIQDYQIHPTLIRPTYRLTYDDVDEMLELGITAEPELQGLAHWAKVRGQWRLTQGAISINMPESSIKVSEAEDDIVIEVFNDSMARQMVAEMMILAGEVAARYGQTHALAIPFRSQPQPELPSDEELIQLPIGWVRDSAIRRCMTRSEVGVIPSRHATLGLESYSQVTSPIRRYLDLVTHFQLKAHLRGEPLPFSSTEVTELAIGASSAAYEATLVERQTKRYWALEYLRRHQDRVWEVMLLRWLREDEGLGLIMVEDLGLELAMRFNRAVALGEQFQVRVSHAIPRQDVIRFEEVAPESEEAPASAMTAS comes from the coding sequence ATTGAAAAAGGAACGCTAGTCGAATTTAAGCACCAGGGACAGCCCCGCCTAGGGGTAGTCGATCGTCCCGAGGGCAAAAAAAACTGGGTGGTGATCGACGAGCGGGGTCAAGCCCACACCCTCCATCCCCGCGACCTCACCTATGAGGTCAGCGGCAGCACCTATAAGCCGGCTGATCTCGCCGCCTTTGTGGCCGAGGCCAGTGACTATATCGATCCTTCCAGCCTAGAGATTGCCTGGGAGTTTCTAACCGAAGCCGGGGAATCTGCCGACCCGGCTGCTTTGGCGCAGCTATTGTTTTCTGACCAAAGCCCGACCTTCTGCTACGCCGCCCACCGCCTGCTGGTGGAAGACAAAATTTTCTTCAAGCAAAAGGGCGATCGCTACGAACCCCGCGCCGCCTCTCAGGTTGACGAACTGCGGCTGCAAATTGAGCGAGAGGCCCAGCGTCAGCACGAGTGGGAGTCATTCATCACCAAAGCTCGCCAGGGCTTAGCCGGTGAAGTCGTAGACTGGGACAAAAGCGATCGCCCCCGCCTCGAAATCCTTGAGCGGCTAGCTCTATTGGGCGATGAGTCGAGCCAGCGCGCCCAGGCCGTAGAAATTTTAAATGCGATCGGTAGCGCCCCGACAACAGCGGGTGCATTTGATACCCTAGTGACACTGGGATTATGGACGGTGCACGAAAATCTGGCCCTGAGACGTAGCCAAATTCCCAGTCACTTTTCTGAGGAGATCCTTACTATGGCGCAGCAGCGTCTCCAGTCTCCGCCGCCCGACCCCGATAGCCACCGGGTAGACCTCACCCACCTCAAGGCCTACACCGTAGACGATGCCAGTACCCAGGAAATTGACGACGGCCTGAGCTTAGAACTTCTAGAAGACGGCACTCAACGACTGTGGGTGCACATCGCCGACCCCACCCGCTGGCTAATGCCTGGGGATGATTTGGACCTAGAAGCTCGTCGTCGCTGCACTACGGTTTACCTGCCCACGGGCATGATTCCCATGTTCCCCCTAGAGCTGGCTACCGGGGCGATGAGCCTGATTCAGGGCCAAACCTGCTGTGCCCTCAGCTTTGGCATCACCCTCACCGCCACCGGCGACATTCAAGACTACCAAATCCATCCCACCCTGATTCGCCCTACCTACCGCCTCACCTACGACGATGTCGATGAAATGCTGGAGCTAGGCATTACTGCCGAGCCCGAACTCCAGGGGCTAGCCCACTGGGCCAAGGTGCGGGGCCAATGGCGACTCACCCAGGGAGCCATCAGCATCAACATGCCAGAGTCGAGCATCAAGGTGTCTGAGGCCGAGGACGACATCGTGATCGAAGTCTTCAACGACTCTATGGCCCGACAGATGGTCGCCGAAATGATGATCTTGGCCGGAGAGGTGGCCGCCCGCTACGGCCAAACCCACGCCCTAGCCATTCCCTTTCGCAGCCAGCCCCAGCCCGAGTTGCCCTCCGACGAAGAGCTGATTCAGTTACCCATAGGCTGGGTGCGCGACTCGGCAATTCGGCGCTGCATGACCCGCAGTGAAGTCGGTGTGATTCCCAGTCGCCACGCTACCCTGGGCCTCGAGAGCTATAGCCAGGTGACCTCCCCCATTCGCCGCTACCTCGACCTGGTCACCCACTTTCAGCTCAAAGCCCACCTACGGGGCGAGCCGCTGCCGTTCTCGTCTACGGAGGTGACGGAATTGGCTATTGGCGCTAGCTCAGCGGCCTACGAAGCCACCCTGGTCGAGCGTCAAACCAAGCGTTACTGGGCTTTAGAATACCTGCGCCGCCATCAAGACCGAGTGTGGGAGGTGATGCTGTTGCGCTGGTTGCGCGAAGATGAGGGGCTAGGGCTGATCATGGTCGAAGACCTTGGCCTAGAACTGGCCATGCGGTTTAACCGCGCCGTGGCCCTAGGCGAACAGTTTCAGGTGCGGGTAAGCCACGCTATCCCCCGCCAAGATGTGATTCGCTTTGAAGAAGTGGCTCCCGAGAGTGAGGAAGCCCCTGCTTCAGCGATGACGGCGAGTTAG
- a CDS encoding phycobiliprotein lyase, protein MPFSADTARILAEPLVQAFFQETAGDWRSERRYYTLKSGETQNVVSRITIEFLPAGADPLLELAELHQLDPSKPLVCGTTVAWESDYVGTGKKPVVGSTIFGVRGTTLYRDRGFATPKPVTAQYHFNDNRTLVLKTQYNDSSFEEELRLIGQRYRTRQTVISRAGEEIMIGQYLETRI, encoded by the coding sequence ATGCCCTTCTCCGCTGACACCGCCCGCATTTTGGCTGAGCCCCTCGTGCAGGCTTTTTTTCAAGAAACTGCTGGAGACTGGCGATCGGAGCGTCGCTACTACACCCTTAAAAGTGGCGAAACTCAGAATGTTGTTAGCCGAATTACTATCGAGTTTTTGCCTGCGGGTGCAGACCCGCTGCTAGAGCTGGCTGAGTTGCACCAGCTAGATCCCTCAAAGCCGTTAGTCTGTGGCACTACAGTCGCCTGGGAAAGTGACTATGTGGGCACTGGCAAGAAGCCAGTGGTGGGCAGCACTATTTTTGGGGTGCGGGGAACGACGCTCTATCGCGATCGCGGATTTGCCACTCCTAAGCCGGTCACAGCCCAATATCACTTCAATGACAACCGAACTCTGGTGCTCAAAACCCAGTACAACGACTCCAGCTTCGAAGAAGAACTGCGGCTGATTGGCCAGCGCTACCGCACCCGTCAGACCGTCATCTCTCGCGCTGGAGAAGAGATCATGATTGGTCAGTACTTGGAAACCAGGATTTAG